Genomic DNA from Rahnella variigena:
AAAAAGCGCCGGTGACCGAAATACTGCCGGATGCAGATCCTACAGAAATCTGTCTGGAGTCTGTGTCATGTCGGCGTCAGCTTATGTGGGCTTTGTGCGGGATGGCGGCGGGTATCGCGATATGTGCTGTCGCAGCCGGTATCTGGTTCTCTATGCAGTCGCAGAGTTTCGGTGAAAAACTCAGTGCTCCGTTACTGGCACTACAACACAGTGAAGGTCAGCTGGATGAGGTCTGGCGTATGGCGCAGGAACCCGAATTGCGAGCACAGAAAACGGCGGTATTAACCCATGCTGCGCCCTTGCTGGGCTGGCTGAGCGCACAACCTTCCGATGTGCTGCTGCGGCAAGGAAAAATATTATCTGACCATCTGGAAAAAGCTTATCCGGGCAATGAATACAGTGCGCAATGGCAGCGCACAATGGATGAGAAGGCGGGAGATATCCCGGCGCTGGATGGTTTCGTTCTTGCTAATAAACATCTTGATGAGCTTGAAGCACGCTTACTGAATGCCGAAAAAAAACACAGCCAATATATGACTGTGTCGGAATTGAAAACAGCGGTATATCAGATACGCCAGGATTTGCAACGTAACGGAACCAGCGCGGAAACATTATTGTGGACGATTCAACAGGACAGGGAGAATAACCGTCAGGTTAACCCCGCCATGATAAAACAAATCTCACAGAGAATAGATGCCTTAAATGCTGCCAGTATCACACTGCATTAGCGAAAGGTAAAAAACTTAAAGTCCCGTTTATTGCTTAATCATCGCTGCCTATGATGACTCTAAAACAATTAATTTTTTCATTAATAGTACATCTGTAGTCAAATATTCGAAAATCATTCATCAGGCTAATCGTTCAGGAGAGGTACGAAAAATATGCATTTTATAGAAAAGTATCCGCAAGGTAAAAAACCATTAATTATGACGTTGTCAGAGGATGTGGAATCACCACCGGATTATGACCACAATGCCATGAATTTTTCGCTGCTTACGCAAGCATATCAGGATGTCGCTGCGGGACGTTGTTCTGTGCAATGTGAACCAGGGGAAAAAGATTTTTTGTATATATCAGCAATATACGTTGATGGCAATACCAATACACCTACGAAAAAAAATCCTAATCAATTTGTTGGCTTAGGACAGATTTTGGTATTCGCGGCGATAAAATATGGGCGCGAATTGAAGATTGAACAAGCCTCACTGTTGCCGGTAAACCACAGTCAGGGATTTTATCTAAAAATGGGATTTCATCCGACGGTTGTAGGCGCGGTAAATCGAATGGATAAAGGTGGGGCTTCGCTCAAATCTGGTGATGGAAAATTAAATCCCCAGTGGCTCAATCGTTTTTCGCAGTCGTCCTTTCAGAACGCAAATTTCCGGGGAGCAAACTGGTCAGGGAATATTAATAATATTTATTTGAATCTCAGGAATAACATCATGAAAAATTGGGACATTGTCGGTTGAAGCGACAATACCGTTTTTTTGAAAGGACAGAGCACGTAATCATTTAATCAGGTAATCAAGAGAGGCTTTCGTTATGGGCTATAAAATTTTTCTTGTGGTCTTTTACTAAAGCTTTAACAAACAGAGCTGCGAGTTGAGTGCATTGAGAGATTCTGACTGCACGCCAGCACTTGTTGAATATTAATCATGTAATGGAGTTACATTATGTTCGGAAAAACACACTTAAAGTCCCCTGATGCAGATAAAGTTAAGGCATTAAAAAAATGGGATGCGCGTAATAAGAAAAGACAACTTCTTATTCATACCGTTTCGGCTGCCTATGGATCCTCGCCTTTGATGACTCAACCCGCCCGGGAGGTATTTAAAACCTGGGATATTATTTCAAGTTCATTCATTGATGTGGATGCAGTGCTGAGAGGTTTCCGGCTGGGAGTCGGACTCAATGTCAGATCGCAGTCAGGATTGTTTTTCGAAGCAGGCTTTATTCTCGATGTGCCGGTGCAAAATATCATGGGGACATTCAGTGGTGATGTCTGGTTCCCTAATCATGCGGGTGTAGATAACGGTATGGTTCATGACCGTTTTGCGCTGGCTGACAATATCTTCGCGGGCAGATCTAAAAAGAAAGAGATTATTGCTCCCGGTGGTTACAATCAAATTCAACCCCCAGAAAAGATACTCAAGAATACCAATTACCAATGGCATAACGAAATTCTGCTTATTGGTCGTCCGGATATTAATACTTATCAGGGATTGCCTCCGACACGTGAGATTAAAATAGCGGGGATTTTTGTAGCACCTAAGACGATACGTCCGACCCAGATAGCGACCAGAGAGATTAACGAGAAGTTGTACAGGTTAGTTGAGAGGATGAAAAGATGTAATCCTGGTGTTCCGGTTATTGACATTTCTCGTTAGAGACCCAATTCGTTGTGATGAGGATCATGTGTAAGGCCCCTCAAACCGGTTCGCTTTACGCATGACCTTCATGCCATTGATGACAAAAGTCAGCCTTGAATAATAAAGCGTTCATCTAACCCCGATGGCTGTCGAGTGTATCTATACTCTTTCTGTGGGGCGACACATGTCGCCCCGGGAAACTGTGAAGCCACTCATGAAGCATACAAAAAATAAATCATCGCTGCTGACTGTGACCGTGGCGTGTATTGGTGTCGTTTATGGTGATATCGGTACCAGCCCGCTGTATACCCTGCGTGAATGCCTGACCGGACAAGCGGGCATCGCCGTGACCCAAAGTGCATTATTCGGCTTTCTGTCGCTTATTTTCTGGCTCCTGATGCTGGTGGTGTCGGTGAAATACATCAGCTTCGTGATGCGTGCCGACAATGACGGCGAGGGCGGCATTCTGACGCTGATGTCGCTGGCGATCCGCAATCTTAATCCGCGGTGGATCCCGGCGATCATGTTTATCGGGCTGGTCGGCGGCAGCTTTTTCTATGGTGACGGCGTGATCACGCCTGCCATTTCGGTGCTTTCGGCGATGGAAGGGCTGGAGATCATTGAGCCGTCGCTCGACCGTTTTATTATTCCGTTTTCGATTGCCGTGCTGACGCTGCTTTTCTTTATTCAGAAAAATGGTACCGGCAGCGTGGGCAAAATCTTTGCGCCGGTGATGGTGCTGTGGTTTGTGACTATCGGCCTGCTGGGGATTGGCGGTATTGTGCGTAATCCCGATGTATTACAGGCGCTGAATCCTTACTGGGCGCTGCATTTCTTTGTGGAATTCAAAACCGTCTCGTTCTTTGCGCTCGGCATGGTGGTGCTGTCGGTGACCGGTGGTGAAGCGTTATATGCCGACATGGGGCATTTCGGTAAAAAACCGATCCGTATTGCCTGGTTTATTCTGGTCGGGCCTTCGCTGGTGATGAATTACTTCGGGCAGGGCGCATTGCTGCTCAGCAAACCCGACGCTATCGTGAATCCGTTTTTCCTGCTCGCGCCGGGCTGGGCGCTGATCCCGCTGCTGATACTGGCTACGCTGGCGACGGTGATTGCCTCGCAGGCGGTGATTTCCGGCGTGTTCTCCCTGACGCGTCAGGCCGTGCGTATGGGCTATCTGCCGCCGATGCGCATCATCTATACCTCAGATGAAGAATCTGGTCAGATTTACATTCCGGTCGTCAACTGGCTGTTGTATTTCGCGGTACTGATTGCCATCGTCAGCTTTAAACATTCCAGCAATCTGGCGTCGGCGTACGGGATTGTTGTCACCGGTACGATGGTCATTACGTCGGTATTGATTGGCATTGTTATGGTCAAAAACTGGGGATGGAAAACCTGGGCTGGTGGCCTGATGATGGCAGCGATGCTGATCATTGATGTGCCGTTGTTTGCCGCCAACCTGACCAAACTGTTCTCCGGCGGGTGGCTGCCGGTGGCCATCGGGCTGACCATTCTGTTGATTATGCTGACCTGGAAAACCGAGCGTTCGCGCCTGCTGCGCCGCCTGAGGCAGGATCCGGAAGCGCTTGAGGCACTGATCGCCTCGCTGGAAAAAGCACCGCCGAAACGCGTGCCGGGCACGGCAGTGGTGATGTCACGCGGGCAATATGAAGTGCCGCTGGTGCTCTTGCACAATCTCAAGCACAACAAAATTTTGCACGAGCGTGTGGTGCTGCTGACGGTGGTGACGGAAGACGTGCCTTATGTTCACAACGTGAAAAGGGTGACGATTGAACAGCTTTCACCGGCATTCTGGCGGGTGATTGCCAGTTATGGCTGGCGGGAAACGCCGAATGTCACGGATATTCTCTACCGCTGCGGGCTGGAAGGGCTGAAATGTACGATGAACGAGACGTCTTTCTTTATGTCGCGGGACACCTTTACGCTGGGCGAACCCCGTCCGTGGTATTTAAAAGCGCGCGGGAAACTGTTCCAGGTCTTGCAGCGTAACTCTCTGCGTGCGCCGGAGCATTATCATATTCCCCCGAACAGGGTGATTGAGCTGGGGGCGGTGGTGAAATTCTGAGGATTTGCCCGCCGGATCGTGAGAACCGGCGGACAAAGCAGATTACGCTTGCGGTGCTGAAGTCAGGTCAGTGACTTCAGGCGTAGTCGAACTCTGCGTCGCCTGTGAGGTTTGCGACTGAGTGGTCGGCGTCAGGTCAGTAACGGCCGGTGTCTGCGGTGCTGGCGCAGCAGTTTGTGTCTGCTGAGTCGCTGCCGGGGTTGCAGGGGTAGCAGTTTGCACCGGCTGAGTCGCAACTGCCGCTGGAGTAGCAGATGCTGAAGTTGTTGAAGTCGCAGACGTTGCAGAAGTCTGCTGAGTCACTACCGCAGTGGCTGCTGGTGCGTCAGCTGGTGTTGCTGAAGCCTGCGACTGTTCGGCGACTGCCGGTGCTTCGATGTCTTTCGGCAGAGACGGAACAGGTTCTGCCGGAATCGATTCTGACTTCGGTTTCGGCACTGGCGTTGATGCGCGAACCAGGAACGTCGGTTTCAGATTCGCCACAGAATAAGTCACGTGGCTGACCGCATCACGCGATGTCGCGACTTCGACCGGCGCAATGGTGACGCGGCCAATCAGCGAACGGGCATAGCCGCCGACTTTGTGTTTACCTTCCGGAAGCTGGACTTCCATGCTCTCGCCAGTCCCCAGCGCACCCGCCTCTTTATCATCAATGGTCACATACAGTTTGGTGCCATCGTCGGTTTTCGTCGGGACGTGCGCTACGGTCAGGCGCGTCGAGCCAAAATCGAAAGCCGGTGCCTGGTCGGCGGTTTTCGTTTTTGCGCATCCTGTGAGTGCGATAACGGCTGCTGCGGCAGCAAGGGTGAAGCGATAACTCATAGTGCGACGTCTTCCTTTAAGGGATTTTTGTGATCTGCGTATCAATATACCTGATCCCACGGGAGAGATGAAAGTTCTTACAGGGAACTCGGAGGAGTCTGCTATTCACTTCTCAATGTGTTCTTCATATCAGCCCGCTGTAACTTTCGGTTGAAGCGCTTCGTCAACTTGTGTATTTTTATGCAAATTAACTGCATAAAATAACAATCACACAGGAGTGACCATGCTTAAGTCATTAATTTTCACCGGGTGCCTGCTTTCTTCATTAATCACATCTGCTTATGCCGCACAGACCACATACGTGGTCGGTTCCGGCGGTACATACCGTCCGTTTGAATACGAAAACAGCCAGAAACAGCTGGAAGGTTTTGATATCGACATCATCAAGGCGATCGCTAAAGCCGAAGATTTTGACATCAAACTGGTTAATACGCCGTGGGAAGGAATTTTTGCGACACTGAATTCCGGTGATCGTGACATCATTATTTCTGGCATCACCATTACCGATAAACGTAAAGCGATGGTGGCTTTCTCTGCCCCGTATTTCCCGGCAGAACAGTCCATCGTGGTGCCTGAAGACTCTAAAGTGGATTCCGTAGCCGCCCTGAAAGGTCAGAAAGTGGGTGTGGTAAACTCCAGCACCGGCGACATCGTGGTGTCCAATGAACTGGGCAAAAACAGCACCGACATCAAACGTTTTGATAACACTCCGCTGATGTTGCAGGAGCTGGCGGAAGACGGTATCGGCGCGGCAGTGGGCGACGTGGGCGTGGTGAAGTACTACATCAAATCCCATCCTGAGAAAGCGCTGAAACTGGTACCGGATGCTAAATTCGAACGTCAGTATTTCGGTATTGCGGTCGCCAAAGACAACACCGAACTGCTGGGTAAAATCAACGCCGGTCTGAAGAAAATCGTGGCTGATGGCACGTACGCTAAAATCTACGAAACCTGGTTTGATAAGAACGTTCCAGTGCTTCCCGCTCAATAATATTCTCATCACGAACAACGTTAATCAGGGGCGGTAACACGCTCCTGAACAAGGACAGGTATGACCGGATTTCGCTGGGAGATAATCTCAGAATATGCGCCACTGTTTGTGCAGGGCGCGCTGATGACCATCAAATGCACCATTATTTGTGTGATTTTGGGTACCACCTGGGGTCTGCTGCTGGGGCTAGGACGGATGGCCCGTGCCGACGAAGGCCCATGGAAACACGTTTTGCGTTTTGCCGTGCAATGGCCGGTGCGCATTTACGTCAGTGCTTTTCGCGGTACGCCGCTGTTTGTGCAGATTATGGTGGTTCACTTTGCTTTAGTGCCACTGTTTATTAATCCGCGTGACGGCATTTTAGTGGCGAACGGTCTGATGTCCTCGGATTTCGCCCGTGCGCTGCGCTCAGATTACGGTGCATTCTTATCCTGCGTGGTGGCGATTACCCTCAACGCCGGGGCGTATGTCTCCGAGATTTTCCGTGCGGGTATTCAGTCTATCGACAACGGTCAGATGGAAGCTTCCCGCGCGCTGGGAATGGGCTGGGGCAAAACGATGCGCAAGGTTATCTTGCCGCAGGCGTTCCGCCGTATTTTGCCGCCACTGGGCAATAACGCTATTGCGATTGTGAAAGATTCCTCGCTGGCCTCGGCGATTGGCCTGGCCGATCTGGCGTATGCCGCGCGTACTGTTTCCGGCGCTTACGCCACCTACTGGGAACCCTACCTGACTATTTCACTGGTTTACTGGGTTCTGACTTTCCTGCTCTCGCTACTCGTTCAACACATGGAAAAGAGGTTTGGCAAAAGTGATTCACGTTAAGGATTTACAGAAACAGTTTGGCGAAACCCACGTGTTGCGCGGCATTTCCTGTGACATCGCAGAGAAAGAAGTGGTGTGCATCATCGGGCCTTCAGGTTCAGGTAAAAGTACCTTTCTGCGCTGCCTGAATGCGCTGGAAAAGCCTAATGGTGGCGAAGTGGTGGTGAACGGTTTTGCGGTGCATGATCCGAAAACCAATCTTAATACGCTGCGTGCCGGCATCGGCATGGTGTTCCAGCGCTTTAATCTGTTCCCGCACATGACCGTGCTGGAAAACCTGATTATGGCGCCGATGTCGCTGAAGGGATTATCGAAAGCGGAAGCCGTAACGCGTGCCGAAAAATTGCTGCAAAAAGTCGGACTGATCGACAAAATCGACGCCTGGCCTTCCAGTTTGTCCGGTGGTCAGCAACAGCGCGTGGCGATTGCCCGTGCGCTGGCAATGGAACCGTCGATCATTCTTTTTGATGAACCGACGTCAGCGCTGGATCCGGAGCTGGTCGGTGAAGTGCTGGCGGTCATGAAACAGCTGGCGCTCGAAGGCATGACGATGGTGATTGTGACGCATGAAATGGGCTTTGCGCGTGAAGTCGCTGACCGCGTAGTGTTTATCGATCAGGGTGTGATTCAGGAGCAGGGGCCACCGGCGCAACTGTTTACCGCACCGGAAAATCCGCGAACCCGCGAATTTTTGAGTAAAGTATTATGATCCGACGGGCGCTTAAACAGCGCCCGTTTTCTTTAATGTGATGAGGTTTGCCATGCAGAGCTTTCATTCTTATTGTATTTCAGCCTCCGGCGAAGAGAGGGCAGGAGGCGATATGCAAGCTCGTTTTCCTTACTGGAGTTTCACGAAAACCGCGATCGCGATTTGTGCGCTGAAACTTAGTGAAAACGGGACTGTAAATTTGGATGGCTGTGTTGATGGCGAAGCTTACACCCTGCGGCAGCTGCTCAACCACACCGCCGGATTGCCGGATTACGGCGCACTGAAAGATTATCACGACGCTGTCGCTGCCGGAGGAGAACCCTGGTCGCGCGACAAATTGCTCAGTGCCGCGTTAGCCAGAGGCATGTTGTTTGCGCCGGATGCGGGCTGGTCTTATTCCAATATTGGCTACATGCTGGCCCGCGAACACATTGAAGCCGCGTCAGGGCTGAGTTTCGCGCAACTGATGACTGACCTCATCTCGACACCGCTCGGACTGACCAGTGTCGCACTTGTCACCACGCGCGAGGAATTCGCACAACTGCACTGTGAAGCCGCCGGAAAATACGCTCCGGGCTGGGTATATCATGGTTGTCTGGCAGGCAATGTGCGGGATGCGGCCAGACTGCTGCACGGATTATTCAGCGGTAAACTGCTGAGCGCAGCGTCAATGGCTGAAATGCAGGTGACCATCCCGCTTGGCGGTGCTCTGGAAGGACGGCCGTGGACAGAATGCGGTTACGCGCTGGGGCTGATGAGCGGTGCAATGGGAGAGGCAGGGCGTTCAGCTGGTCATTCAGGCGGCGGCCCGTCGTGCGTGAACGCGGTCTATCACTTCCCGGATCTCCGCGAACCTGTGACCGGTGCCTGCTTTACTGACGGGCATTACGAAGGTGTGGCAGAAACTGAACTGGGCAGGCTGGTGCAAAACTTCGGGTAAAAGGGCTAAAGCTTCAGGCCTCAGGATGATGGCAACAAATACACAGCTTATTACCGTCGGCATCCCGAAAATAAGCACCGTAGTAATCCGGATGATAATGCGGGCGTAGTCCCGGCGCGCCTTCATCTGTCGCGCCGTTTGCCATCGCAAACTGATAGATTTGATCCACGGTAGCACGCCTGTCTGCCAGTAATGCCAGCATCTGACCATTACCCGCACTGGCAGGTTCGCCGTCATGCGGCTGGCCGATAACAAACAGCGGCCTTGGCGAATCCGGTGCCATCCACGCCGCCCAGGGTTTTTCCCTGTCGCAAAACTTGAGGGTATGCCCCAGTGCCGCCATCACCGCCGAATAGAAAGTGAAAGCCCGTTCAAAATCGTAAACGCCAATACAAATATGGGAAATCAAAATCGCTCTCCTTTTGAAACAGTCCCCCTTGTTATAGCGGGTTATTTTCCGCTCTGCCGTTTTTTGAATGTGATCTCTAAAAAGTCGTGCCGCCGGATCCGTGCTAAATTACCCCCCATTCTTACCCGCATTCCCGAGGCAACATGATCATCCCTTCAAACCGTACCACCCGTGAAATGAAGATAAACAATGTCGTGCTGGTGACGAATGCATTGAAATCTCTGGGCTCGGCGACGAAGGCGGAACTGGCGGGTGTCACCGGTCTGAGTATCGCCACCTGCGGCGCAGTGCTGAATGATATGTGCCAGCGGCACGAAGTGCTGGCGCTGGAACTCGAAGTCTCGCGTGGTGGCCGTCCGGCGCAGCGCTATGCGTATAACCCGAACTATTTCTCGGTACTTAGCCTGTACGCGCAAGGCAGCGACGCTGCCGCACAGATTGTCTGGTCGGTGAATTCAGCCACCGGTGAAAGTCTGGCGCAGGGTGAAATCCGCTTTTTACCGCTGACGCTGGCGACGTTTTATCAGCAAATTGGCAGCCTGCTGGCGGACTATCCCAATATTAAAGCGCTGGGCATTGGCCTGCCGGGCGTGGTGGTCAAAGGAACCGTCGCGACCTGTGATATCAGCGTGTTTGCCGGGGTGGCGGTTGAGCAGCAACTGCGTGAACAGTTCGGGATTTATGTTCAGGCGGATAACGACATGAACTACACCGCATGGGGTTTTTACCGCAGCAGTTGCGCAGGCATTACCGCGCCGGTGGCGTATCTCTTCAAACCTGAAGTGCCTTGTCTGGGCTGTGGCATGGTGATTAACGGTCAGGTATTACAGGGTGCCAGCCAGTTTGCAGGGGAAGTGTCAAATCTGCCTTTTGAAGGATTGGATAAACTGCCGGTCGCAGAAGAAATGGCGAAAGTGATTGTCTCGCTGACCGCCATTATCAACCCGGCCACCATCGCGCTTTCCGGCCCGAAAATAAGTGAAGCACTGCTGCCTGAGCTGAAGATGCTTTGCCTGCAGCGCATTCCCGCACAGCATATGCCGCAGCTGACTTACCGCCCGTCGATGCGTCAGGATTATCTTCAAGGCATCGCGGAACTGACGCTCAGCAACTACAATCTGCACGTTGCTTTCGGTGAATAACGCCGGTTGACTTTGTTGTTCGCCCCCTTATACTGCGGACTTATTAAAAGACTTTTAATAACTAACTTCACCTCGCGGGAGAACCTGATGTCACTGTCATCTGAAATTGCGCACAACGGTATTCATGCCGGAAGTCCTGTCCGGCGTGTCGCGACGCGGGCGATATTTTTTGTCACCGGCATGGCGATGGGGCTGTGGGCGGCGCTGGTTCCCTATGCCCAATTGCGGACGCATTCAGAGGCGGGTGATCTCGGGTTATTGCTGCTGTGTCTTGGTGCCGGTTCGCTGCTGTCGATGCTTGGGTCGGGACGGATTATCGGCAAGTTTGGCTGTCGGGCAGTGATCGTCGCGGCGGTCATTTTGTACTGTCTGATGCTGCCACTGCTGGCGGTGTTCAGTGACATCTGGCTGCTGGCGCTCAGTCTGTTTATTTTCGGCATGGGCATCGGGCTGGCGGATGTAGCCGTCAATGTGCAGGGCACGCTGGTGGAACAGGCCGCGGATAAACCGCTGATGTCAGGGTTTCATTGCCTGTGGAGCGTGGGCGGGATCGCCGGCGCCGGTGGCGGTGCGTTGCTGCTCAGTGCCGGTATCACGCCGCTCGGCAGCACGTTTTTTGCCGTCGTGCTGGTTATCGCGCTGACGGCGTATTCTTATCGCGGAATGTTACCGTTTGGCGCACATGAGGAGCCTGAAGAAGGCCAGCCGAAAGCCAGACCGAATTTCCGTCTGGTGCTGATGGCGGTGATGGCGATGATTTGTTTTATGGCCGAAGGCGCGGTGCTGGACTGGGGCGGTGTCTTCCTGACCCGGGACCGCGGTCTGGCGCTGGAACATGCGGGCTGGGGCTTTGCGGTATTTGCCGTAGCGATGTCGCTGATGCGCCTGACCGGTGATGCGATTGTCAGTGCACTGGGGCGCAAACGGATCCTGATTATCGGCGGGATTTTGGGTATCGCCGGTTATCTGATGGTTGTGCTGTTGCCGGGCTGGATCCTGCCATTGTGCGGTTTTGCGCTGGTAGGGATAGGCGCAGCGAATATTGTTCCGGTGCTGATTACGCTGGCCGGTCAGGAAAAAGTGATGCCGGTCAATATGGCGGTGGCGATGGTGGCGACGCTCGGTTATCTCGGCGTGCTGGGTGGTCCGGCGCTGATCGGCTTTATTGCGCATCTTTCCAGCTTGTATGTCGCATTCTCGGCGGTCGCGGCGGCGTTTCTGATCATCACGTTTGGCGCATACAAACTGAAGTATTGATTGTTTTCAAAGACCAATGATTTATAACTGAGTGGCAAATTTGCCAGCTGGCGCGTAAAAACCGCCAGCCCTCTTTTAGCCTGATTGATTTAAAATCCGACTCTGTAAGGAGCAGTAATGGCTGTAAAACTTATCGCCGTAGACATGGATGGAACCTTTCTCAATCCGCAGCACGAATACAATAAAGCCCGCTTTCGCGAGCAATATCAGCAACTTTTGCAACGTGACATTAAATTTGTAGTGGCGAGCGGCAACCAGTATTACCAGCTGAAATCCTTCTTTGATGATCTCGATACACAAATTGCTTACGTTGCTGAAGGCGGCGGGTATGTGGTCGATAAAGAACAGGAAATTTACTGCGGCAAACTTGAACCGGAACAGGTGACGCAGGTGCTGGAATGGATAAGTCGCACGCCGGGCATTAACACCATTGTGTGCGGTCGCAAAGGGGCTTATGTGCTCAGCGGCACCGATGAGGATTTCATCAGCCGTATGCGCCGTTACTATCACCGACTGACAAAAGTGCATCAATACAAAGAAATCGACGATACGATTTTCAAATTTGCACTGAGCTACGTGGAAGACGATGTCTATCCGCTGATGAGTGAAGTTAACGCCAACCTTGGCGGGATTGTTGCACCGGTGACCAGCGGACATGGCTCTGTTGATTTGATCATCAGCGGAAATCACAAAGCCTGCGGTCTGCAAAAAATCCAGCAGATTTACGGCGTCCGTGATGACGAAGTGCTGGCGTTTGGCGACAGCGGCAACGATCTGGAAATGCTCAGCTATGCCGGTTACGGTTTTGCGATGGAAAATGCCTCTGCACCGGCAAAAGCCGCCGCGAAATACGTCGCGCCATCTAACCGTGATGAGGGCGTGCTGAAAGTGATTGATGACGTGCTGAACGGTCGCGCGCCATTCGCCTAAGCAGTTCAATGTGCATTAAAACGAAAAGGCTGCCGCATAAAACGGCAGCCTTTTTAGCATTGTGTAATGAAGATTGTGCTATGAAAATTAAGGCACGTAGTCTGGCGGCACGCCACTGTTACCGGGCTCTGCAGGGTAGTAATCCGGCGGAACCGGCGATTGCGGTGGTTGATTCGAGCTGTAACCGTCGCTGGCGTCTACCGGCACCTTATTGCCTTTGGCGTACATACATTGCGTGTACACCGTATCATACTGATCCTGTAAATCGCCGCTGCTGGCCCCCGCATTATTGCTGCCCATTGCGCTGCCAATCAGCAAACCACTGCCTGCGCCAATCAATGCGCCCGATCCGGCCTGATGCGACGCTGCGCCAATCAGCGCTCCGGCTGCCGCGCCCACGACGGTGCCAGCGGCAGCGGTACCGGCGGCATTATTACTGGCAGTTTCTGCGCCGCCATTCACACTGCCATAGGCCGCGTTACGGCATGACATTTCATCCATCTGAAACTGTTGATAATCCTTTCCGGTACCTGGCAGCACCATCACATCTGGTCGGGTTGGAGGAGAAACGCAGCCGGATAAGGCCGCGGCT
This window encodes:
- a CDS encoding ROK family protein → MIIPSNRTTREMKINNVVLVTNALKSLGSATKAELAGVTGLSIATCGAVLNDMCQRHEVLALELEVSRGGRPAQRYAYNPNYFSVLSLYAQGSDAAAQIVWSVNSATGESLAQGEIRFLPLTLATFYQQIGSLLADYPNIKALGIGLPGVVVKGTVATCDISVFAGVAVEQQLREQFGIYVQADNDMNYTAWGFYRSSCAGITAPVAYLFKPEVPCLGCGMVINGQVLQGASQFAGEVSNLPFEGLDKLPVAEEMAKVIVSLTAIINPATIALSGPKISEALLPELKMLCLQRIPAQHMPQLTYRPSMRQDYLQGIAELTLSNYNLHVAFGE
- a CDS encoding MFS transporter: MSLSSEIAHNGIHAGSPVRRVATRAIFFVTGMAMGLWAALVPYAQLRTHSEAGDLGLLLLCLGAGSLLSMLGSGRIIGKFGCRAVIVAAVILYCLMLPLLAVFSDIWLLALSLFIFGMGIGLADVAVNVQGTLVEQAADKPLMSGFHCLWSVGGIAGAGGGALLLSAGITPLGSTFFAVVLVIALTAYSYRGMLPFGAHEEPEEGQPKARPNFRLVLMAVMAMICFMAEGAVLDWGGVFLTRDRGLALEHAGWGFAVFAVAMSLMRLTGDAIVSALGRKRILIIGGILGIAGYLMVVLLPGWILPLCGFALVGIGAANIVPVLITLAGQEKVMPVNMAVAMVATLGYLGVLGGPALIGFIAHLSSLYVAFSAVAAAFLIITFGAYKLKY
- a CDS encoding Cof-type HAD-IIB family hydrolase codes for the protein MAVKLIAVDMDGTFLNPQHEYNKARFREQYQQLLQRDIKFVVASGNQYYQLKSFFDDLDTQIAYVAEGGGYVVDKEQEIYCGKLEPEQVTQVLEWISRTPGINTIVCGRKGAYVLSGTDEDFISRMRRYYHRLTKVHQYKEIDDTIFKFALSYVEDDVYPLMSEVNANLGGIVAPVTSGHGSVDLIISGNHKACGLQKIQQIYGVRDDEVLAFGDSGNDLEMLSYAGYGFAMENASAPAKAAAKYVAPSNRDEGVLKVIDDVLNGRAPFA
- a CDS encoding glycine zipper family protein, with translation MNRFTSVAVLALAAALSGCVSPPTRPDVMVLPGTGKDYQQFQMDEMSCRNAAYGSVNGGAETASNNAAGTAAAGTVVGAAAGALIGAASHQAGSGALIGAGSGLLIGSAMGSNNAGASSGDLQDQYDTVYTQCMYAKGNKVPVDASDGYSSNQPPQSPVPPDYYPAEPGNSGVPPDYVP